The segment GGCGCAAGCTGATTGTTCTTAACACCGTTATTATCACCGTGATTGTGTTAGCGGTTTCGTTTATATTGCCAAAGCGTTATACCGCTACCGCGCAACTGTTACCGCCAACAGATGAAGGGGATATTTTTGGCTTGACCAGTGTGCTGGGAACAGGGTTGGGTGGTTTGAGTAAGTTGCGCATCAGTGGTCTGGGGGGCGCGGCAACCGCTTCGGATATTATGGCAGGCATACTCTCCAGTCGGACAATCGTGGCTAAGGTTGCTGATGAGTGCAGTATCGCCTACTACTATCGGATTAAGCCGACAAAAACCGAGCTGGTGCAGAGGCAACTGCGAAAGATGACAAAGGTTGGTGTGGGGAGCGAGGGGATTGTGCGGATAAGTGTGGAGGCAAAGACCCCGCACCTCGCAGCGAAGATTGCCAATGCCTATATCAGCGAACTGGACAATTTTCTCCGCACATCAAATATCAGCCGGGGTCATAATATGCGGGTTTTCTTAGAAAGGCGGCTGGGAGAGATGGAGAAAACGCTCGCTATTGCCCAGGAGTCGTTAAAGGTATTTCAGGCTCGGCACAAGGTTGTTGCCGTTGATGAGGAAACCAAGGCGGCAATTGATGCCTATGCCCGGCTCAAATCCCAGGCTTATGTAAAACAGGCAGAACTGGAGGCGATTAAGGATATCTCCAGCCCTGACAACCCTTACTACATTAATCTTCAGCGGGAGGTGCAGGCTTTCTCAGACCAGTTGCGGCAGCTGGAGCATGGTGGAGCAAAAGGTTTTGGCGTTGGCTTTGGTGTCTCTTTTGAGCATCTGCCTGAGGTGGGTGCGGAGTTTGCGCGGCGTTATCGGGACTATCGGATTTTGGAGGAGGCGTATGCGATGCTCTATCAGCAGTATGAGTATGCCAAGGTGTTGGAGGCTCGGGATGCGCCGA is part of the candidate division WOR-3 bacterium genome and harbors:
- a CDS encoding Wzz/FepE/Etk N-terminal domain-containing protein; its protein translation is MNRLVNYLAIILKWRKLIVLNTVIITVIVLAVSFILPKRYTATAQLLPPTDEGDIFGLTSVLGTGLGGLSKLRISGLGGAATASDIMAGILSSRTIVAKVADECSIAYYYRIKPTKTELVQRQLRKMTKVGVGSEGIVRISVEAKTPHLAAKIANAYISELDNFLRTSNISRGHNMRVFLERRLGEMEKTLAIAQESLKVFQARHKVVAVDEETKAAIDAYARLKSQAYVKQAELEAIKDISSPDNPYYINLQREVQAFSDQLRQLEHGGAKGFGVGFGVSFEHLPEVGAEFARRYRDYRILEEAYAMLYQQYEYAKVLEARDAPTLTVLDYAVPPQRHSFPKRSIFTIGGFVFSLALGVGFAFISEYFEYLRRVKAEEYASWVTLWAEVRRAFRGHL